The Cryptomeria japonica chromosome 9, Sugi_1.0, whole genome shotgun sequence DNA segment tcaaCATCCGCCATTTATTTATGTTATCTTCAAAATAATGTGAATGCCAATTCATAGCTCTTCAAgtacattaaataaattaattttaatcacATTTATCTAATTTATTATTGATATTAATATTCAGTACTGGAAAGGACTTAAGTATTGGCCAACTACTAGATGGTAGTGATAACCTATATTCCCAGTTAGAGTGGTGGGATGGTTTTTATTGTCTATATTAATAGTTTATCTCTCAACTCTATCCAAGGCTATGGTGGCCCTTCAGTGGCGAGCCTCCAGGAGGGAAGAGCAGAAAGAGGAAACTTTTTAGGTAAGCTCAAACCAAACTCTTCTTCCCTATTCACCTCACCCTCCACACTCCAATCAAAGCAATGTATGAGCTGAGCCACAGCCAAGTGAACAACGGAACTCCCCATGGACATTCCGGGGCATCCCCTCCTCCCTGCTCCGAATGGCAACAATTCAAAGTGTTGGCCTTTCAGATCTATGCTTGACCCAATAAATCTTTCAGGCTTGAATTCTAAAGGATCTTTCCAAATACAATCATCCCTTCCCATTGCCCAAACATTCACAAGCAACCTTGTTTTTGGTGGAACGTAATATCCTCCCACATTGCAACCCTCAGTGGATTCGTGTGGCACCATAAAGGCCCCTACTGGATGTAATCGAAATGTTTCCTTCATCACACACCGCAAGTAATCTAAGTTTACAAGATCACTCTCCCTTACAATGCGATCTCTCCCAACCTGCAATTCAATCTCTTGTTGCGCCCTTGCCATTACTTTAGGGTTTCTCAGCAGCTCAGTCATCGCCCATTCTATAGTTATAAGAGATGTGTCTACTCCAGCAAGTAGCATATCCTGCGAAAGCATTGAACTCGTTGGTTAGTGAGATCGTAGCAGAAAATTGTAATTTCACAATTTGACTAGAGAAAAAGAACAAATCCTAACATTGAACTAGCAATGGCAATTATTGAAACTGAACCGACCaagatgattgctttgattgaaaGGCGAGAGACTTGAATCTCGGAACTTTCGCTCTCACCCATGTCCAGCATCACGTCCAAAAGGTCCGGATTGTCCGACCTTttactcctcctcctcctcagctcAACGCGCTCATCGATCAGCTTCTCGGCAAACGCATCGTATGCTTTATGAACGGCCTTCATACGGCGGCGGTAGCCTTGCAAATCAAGAAAGGAAAGAGAGGGAATGTAGTCCCCCACAATAATTACTCCCAACAGATGCATAATTTCAGTCATTATCTCTAAAAACGAATCGCCTCCGCTCAGTTCGGAGTATCTTCTGCCTGCAAACATTCTGCAGATAGTGTTGAGTGAGAGGGTGGAGATGAGATTCCGCAGTTCGACGGAACGCATGCCCTTCTCACTTCCTTCCCACACAGATCTCACCATGGCTGTCGCCTCTTCTTCTCTTACCCACCTGAATGACTCCGTTCTCTTGGTCGT contains these protein-coding regions:
- the LOC131858529 gene encoding cytochrome P450 71AU50-like, which translates into the protein MAWLNFPAVELGFSLIFLWIIYRFLTASKRNKGKLGLPPGPRPWPLVGNLHLLGTFPPKSVTQLGKKYGPIMFLRLGSVPTVVASSPAMAKEFLKTHDLIFASRPATSGAKYLGYERRDVALAPYGEYWRQMRKLCTMELLTTKRTESFRWVREEEATAMVRSVWEGSEKGMRSVELRNLISTLSLNTICRMFAGRRYSELSGGDSFLEIMTEIMHLLGVIIVGDYIPSLSFLDLQGYRRRMKAVHKAYDAFAEKLIDERVELRRRRSKRSDNPDLLDVMLDMGESESSEIQDMLLAGVDTSLITIEWAMTELLRNPKVMARAQQEIELQVGRDRIVRESDLVNLDYLRCVMKETFRLHPVGAFMVPHESTEGCNVGGYYVPPKTRLLVNVWAMGRDDCIWKDPLEFKPERFIGSSIDLKGQHFELLPFGAGRRGCPGMSMGSSVVHLAVAQLIHCFDWSVEGEVNREEEFGLSLPKKFPLSALPSWRLATEGPP